The following proteins come from a genomic window of Gimesia chilikensis:
- a CDS encoding DUF1501 domain-containing protein, producing the protein MQRRQFLVASGLGFAGMTFGSPTPAVSAAPAPTTPGRKPAKSTILFFLCGGASHMDMWDMKPEAPLEYRGPFQSIQTSAPGVHLSEHLPLLAKQAHHLALVNSVGGTVNTNDHHAGYYYNLTGHIPDLTFVTKGNNRTPQPDDWPYMGSVVASRRPAHPNLPNAISLPHMPSRAPYTRPGQFAARLGVEHDPMYIQGTREEPLKLRGPALSLEGGITADRLTDRISLLEQLDSARRQFDDFASISTMNQHQERALSLLMSAQSTSAFDVQQEKPATLERYGKTINGMSLLVARRLVEVGVPFITVFWKGDLRALGKKCKSAGSWDTHGNNFQCLKEDLLPEFDRAYSALIEDLAERGLIDDTLVLVTSEMGRKPKIGDPRSGGKSGAGRDHWTHCLTDVLAGGGIQGGQTFGASDKHGEYPKDKPVTPADITHTVYHAMGIHDLTAYDKLGRLYFLLDKSRPITELF; encoded by the coding sequence ATGCAACGGCGTCAATTTCTGGTCGCGTCCGGTCTCGGCTTTGCCGGGATGACATTCGGCTCTCCCACCCCCGCCGTTTCCGCTGCTCCGGCTCCCACAACCCCAGGCAGAAAACCCGCTAAATCGACGATTCTGTTCTTCCTCTGTGGTGGTGCATCCCATATGGACATGTGGGATATGAAGCCGGAAGCCCCCCTGGAATACCGAGGCCCGTTTCAATCGATTCAGACCTCCGCACCGGGAGTCCACCTCTCCGAGCATCTGCCCCTGCTCGCCAAACAGGCACATCATCTGGCACTGGTCAACTCGGTTGGCGGCACCGTCAACACCAACGATCACCACGCCGGATATTACTACAACCTCACCGGACATATTCCCGATCTGACGTTCGTCACCAAAGGGAACAACCGCACGCCCCAGCCGGACGACTGGCCTTACATGGGTTCCGTGGTCGCCTCCCGGCGTCCCGCGCATCCGAATCTGCCCAACGCCATCTCGCTGCCGCACATGCCCAGCCGCGCCCCGTATACCCGCCCCGGTCAGTTCGCTGCCCGCCTGGGAGTTGAACACGATCCGATGTATATCCAGGGCACACGCGAAGAACCGCTGAAGCTCCGCGGTCCCGCACTCTCGCTGGAAGGGGGCATCACCGCCGACCGGCTCACCGATCGCATTTCCCTGCTCGAACAACTCGATTCCGCCCGGCGACAGTTCGACGACTTCGCCAGCATCTCCACGATGAATCAGCATCAGGAACGCGCCCTGTCGTTGTTAATGTCAGCCCAATCCACCTCCGCCTTTGATGTGCAGCAGGAAAAACCGGCCACACTCGAACGCTACGGCAAAACCATCAACGGCATGAGTCTGCTCGTTGCCCGCCGTCTGGTGGAAGTCGGCGTCCCCTTCATTACCGTCTTCTGGAAAGGCGATCTCAGAGCCCTCGGCAAGAAGTGCAAGAGCGCCGGCAGCTGGGATACTCACGGCAACAATTTCCAGTGCCTCAAAGAAGACCTGCTGCCCGAATTTGACCGGGCCTACTCCGCCCTCATCGAAGACCTCGCCGAGCGGGGACTCATCGATGATACGCTGGTCCTCGTCACCAGTGAAATGGGTCGCAAACCAAAGATCGGCGATCCCCGCTCCGGCGGCAAATCGGGCGCAGGCCGTGACCACTGGACGCACTGTCTCACCGATGTCCTCGCGGGTGGCGGCATTCAGGGAGGCCAGACCTTTGGTGCCAGCGACAAACATGGAGAATATCCCAAAGACAAACCGGTCACCCCCGCCGACATCACGCATACGGTCTACCACGCGATGGGCATTCACGACCTGACCGCCTACGACAAGCTCGGCCGACTCTACTTCCTGCTCGACAAATCCAGACCGATCACCGAACTCTTCTGA
- a CDS encoding P-II family nitrogen regulator produces the protein MANTTELTKVIVITETHFEQDLLNAFRELGIKGFTCMNCWGQGHHQVYDEPFIGHSQTRIEIITTEAIAESIVDYCRQPRFESHAISAYLESVRVRDPNKFIA, from the coding sequence ATGGCTAACACGACAGAATTAACCAAAGTCATCGTCATCACCGAAACCCACTTCGAACAGGATCTGTTAAACGCATTCCGCGAACTGGGAATCAAAGGCTTTACCTGCATGAACTGCTGGGGACAGGGTCACCACCAGGTCTATGACGAACCCTTTATCGGACACTCCCAGACCCGCATTGAAATCATCACCACCGAAGCGATCGCAGAATCGATCGTCGATTACTGTCGGCAGCCTCGCTTCGAATCCCATGCGATTTCCGCCTACCTGGAATCCGTGCGTGTCCGAGACCCTAATAAATTCATCGCCTGA